A genomic region of Oceanispirochaeta sp. contains the following coding sequences:
- a CDS encoding Ig-like domain-containing protein → MKRLFLPALICLLSVVSCRFIEELKHMEAPEIISWSPGEENQEAPELHEVSLDFSTSMNQSLTEAAFSLTENEVDIQGDFIWEENRMRFLPYQGFAADKSYTMSLKKTAEDGFGNSFSQEWSTEFATGSDHEAPLFRKAEPVDFSKITNLRQEFTLLFSESLDQQSFRDAFSIVPNLKYFLEWVDNKVIVHPLEDFENGKEYTLSISKSLMDQAGNRMDREIDLIYTVTARDDPLLESIILTSSGGELDPSGINTGVEKDDVITGHVNRIMNEEERLNLVRLTPESPYDVNWNSNFQDFTLSFESLDWEGHYELNLLEQNYLLLADGVESRPPEVISLAFCSDSSGVLPQILSLNSSLGASDSTTAFLDFLFVRSDAGTISQFSLMNALSFDSAVLSFETIGYEVYDGSQTPGPAVSPGPGESLIRIHLNISDTGLPGIVTFSLSETLSDTLGNSLKEPWYLTVNQP, encoded by the coding sequence ATGAAAAGGCTCTTTCTTCCGGCACTGATCTGTCTACTGTCTGTTGTGAGCTGCCGGTTCATCGAAGAGCTGAAACATATGGAGGCTCCCGAGATCATTTCATGGTCTCCCGGAGAAGAGAATCAGGAAGCCCCGGAGCTGCATGAAGTGAGTCTTGATTTCTCAACTTCCATGAACCAGAGCCTCACAGAAGCAGCCTTTTCTCTGACTGAAAATGAAGTGGATATTCAAGGAGATTTCATCTGGGAGGAAAACAGAATGCGATTTCTCCCCTATCAGGGATTTGCTGCGGATAAATCCTACACAATGTCTCTGAAAAAAACTGCAGAAGACGGGTTCGGAAATTCCTTCTCTCAAGAGTGGAGCACTGAATTTGCCACAGGATCAGACCATGAAGCCCCCCTTTTCAGGAAAGCCGAACCAGTCGATTTTTCAAAGATCACAAATCTGAGACAAGAGTTCACCCTGCTGTTTTCTGAATCCCTGGATCAGCAGAGTTTCAGGGATGCCTTTTCAATAGTACCGAACCTGAAATATTTCCTGGAATGGGTGGACAACAAAGTCATTGTTCATCCTCTGGAAGATTTTGAAAACGGCAAAGAGTATACACTCTCCATTTCAAAAAGCCTGATGGATCAGGCCGGGAACAGGATGGATCGGGAAATAGACCTGATATACACAGTAACTGCCCGGGATGATCCTCTATTGGAATCTATCATTCTTACTTCCTCCGGCGGCGAGCTGGATCCTTCGGGGATCAATACGGGAGTGGAGAAAGATGATGTCATAACGGGGCATGTCAACAGAATCATGAATGAGGAAGAACGATTGAATCTTGTACGCCTCACTCCTGAATCTCCTTATGATGTAAATTGGAACAGCAACTTTCAAGACTTTACCCTGAGTTTTGAGTCCCTCGACTGGGAGGGGCATTACGAACTGAACCTGCTGGAGCAGAATTACCTCCTTTTAGCAGATGGTGTGGAGAGCCGCCCCCCGGAAGTGATTTCATTAGCCTTCTGTTCCGACAGTTCCGGGGTTCTTCCACAGATTTTGAGCCTGAACAGCTCCCTGGGAGCATCAGATTCCACGACGGCTTTTCTTGATTTTCTCTTTGTCCGCTCAGATGCCGGAACAATCAGTCAGTTCAGTTTGATGAATGCCCTCTCTTTTGATTCGGCGGTTCTGAGCTTTGAAACCATTGGATATGAGGTCTATGACGGTTCTCAGACACCCGGACCTGCCGTTTCCCCCGGTCCGGGAGAAAGCCTGATTCGTATTCACCTGAATATCAGCGATACAGGACTCCCCGGGATAGTCACATTCTCCCTTTCAGAAACCTTGTCGGATACTCTGGGGAATTCTCTGAAAGAGCCCTGGTATCTGACTGTGAATCAGCCATGA
- a CDS encoding Ig-like domain-containing protein codes for MKIHGLVPAFFLLLIPGCSLVELNHSEDYTSSPAEEYEVLSQGSPVLIRFVQDVDQYSVEQTVSIKDHDGKVDVKILWEDDRTLTMFPLSDPVAGLEYHLEFNGYYTRGDGKSVESKLSLPFYWVKSEFTPLRILSFWPSDGTIVSENAELVINFSNDVDEASLVRGLSISPDIEMNRRWSDHTLLLSPVEDWENLKTYTIKMTDEVKNSSGTPLFPSWESSFYVQYGTEIPSVLSVGSCSRDGSTDFEPLEGSLTTLTHDQALRIHFSQPMDHSLTESAFTLTPSLAGDFFWSNDPLRTGIEDLVFLPRDGFRMSQSYRLRIASSAQGNTGITMSSDFYCDFTPAIEEQSLLTLECLSYGGFTLNSYNSDLSYDLPAGPVSPFSLSFRFTFSRPFTSDLEKQNVQTRLNIFELFSSGGSPRAGLFSWTTDTTMTVLFSGFNADALSDYYYILELPGGEGGIVNDEGSFFPEDVRQLFRVARL; via the coding sequence ATGAAGATACACGGCTTGGTACCGGCATTCTTTCTTCTGTTGATTCCCGGCTGCTCACTGGTGGAACTGAATCATTCTGAAGATTACACATCTTCTCCCGCCGAGGAATACGAAGTGTTGAGTCAGGGCAGTCCTGTTTTGATCCGCTTTGTTCAGGATGTGGATCAATATTCGGTGGAACAAACTGTAAGTATCAAAGACCACGACGGCAAGGTAGATGTCAAAATACTCTGGGAGGATGATAGAACATTGACAATGTTCCCCCTGTCGGATCCAGTGGCTGGATTGGAATATCATCTTGAATTTAACGGGTACTACACCCGCGGTGACGGCAAGTCAGTCGAATCAAAACTTTCGCTGCCCTTCTACTGGGTGAAGAGTGAGTTTACGCCCTTACGGATTCTCTCCTTCTGGCCGTCTGATGGTACCATTGTCTCTGAAAATGCAGAGTTAGTGATCAATTTTTCAAATGATGTAGATGAGGCGTCCCTCGTCAGGGGTCTCAGCATCAGTCCTGACATAGAGATGAACCGCAGATGGTCGGATCACACTCTCCTTTTGAGTCCGGTTGAAGACTGGGAGAACCTGAAGACTTATACCATCAAAATGACCGATGAAGTCAAGAACAGCTCGGGGACCCCTCTGTTTCCTTCATGGGAGAGTTCTTTCTATGTTCAATATGGTACGGAAATACCATCGGTCCTGTCGGTGGGGAGCTGCAGCAGAGATGGATCAACCGATTTTGAACCTCTTGAGGGGAGTCTGACAACTCTGACCCATGATCAGGCACTGAGGATCCATTTTTCACAGCCCATGGACCACAGCCTCACTGAGAGTGCCTTTACCCTGACCCCCTCACTGGCAGGTGATTTTTTCTGGAGTAATGATCCCCTGAGGACGGGCATAGAAGATCTTGTTTTTCTGCCTAGAGACGGATTCAGGATGTCCCAATCCTACAGGCTTCGCATCGCCTCTTCAGCCCAGGGAAATACAGGAATCACAATGAGTTCAGATTTTTATTGCGATTTTACTCCCGCTATCGAAGAACAGTCACTGCTGACTCTGGAATGTCTGTCCTATGGTGGTTTCACCTTGAACAGCTACAATTCAGACCTGTCCTATGATCTGCCTGCCGGTCCTGTATCCCCTTTCAGCCTGAGTTTCCGCTTTACCTTTTCCAGACCCTTTACGAGTGATCTGGAGAAACAGAATGTACAAACCAGGCTCAATATCTTCGAGCTCTTCAGTTCCGGAGGCAGTCCCCGGGCAGGTCTATTTTCATGGACCACCGACACCACCATGACCGTCCTGTTCTCAGGATTCAACGCCGATGCCCTTTCGGACTACTACTACATTCTGGAACTGCCCGGGGGAGAAGGAGGCATTGTCAACGATGAGGGCAGCTTTTTCCCCGAGGATGTCCGTCAGCTCTTCCGGGTGGCCCGATTATGA